TTGCCAGTTTTTAGCACTGCTCATTACCTGCTGAATATCACGTTCAATATCGTATTGATAGTTTGTTGACTCTGCGATTTCACTACTTATTCGACTTTTTTGTTGATGTCGATATTCTTGATCTCTAATTTTTGAATAAATTTTTTCAGCATCAGGCTGAGGTAAATAATCTGGATTTTTTTCACATTGTCCCGTGTCATGCTTATAGATAAACATTGGATTAGGCTCTGGTTCCCAGCCCTGTTTGGCTTCAATTTCTGCAGCAGCTCGATGTACAGCGTTATAAATCCAACCACCTCCTAAATCGATAGCTTCATTTTCACTGTGTTTATTTTTTTTGTAGGGATGAACTTTATTGACGATTAAATGAAAGTGCACGTTGTCTGTATCTATATGCATTGCATATTGCATTTGCAGTTCTTCTGCACCCAGATGCTTCACCAAAATATCAATTTGTTCTTCTAATTGTTCAGTGGTTGGAACTTCAAATTTTTTAAAACTTCCGACCATATGTACGATTGGGTCAATCACACGAGAGTTCAAACTGGCCGTTTGTGACATTTCTATTTTTTGATAGTGAGGATCATCATCTAAAAAATTTCTCGAGTTTGAATAGACACATTTTTCAGAGAGTAAATTTTCATCAAAACCAGGATGAAGCTGATGAATATATTCAGACAAATGGTGAGCACGTGTCTGCTTCGGATGGTGAATATAATCCGATAATCCAGTCACCCGTTCTTCTACTGAAGACCCGATCATATTCGGAATGACTTTAATAATCATACTTTATCCAATCTATCATTGAGTTTACGCACAGTCATTTTGATCTCAGTGATGAGCTGTTCTATTTCCTCTAATTCATTCAAAATGAGTCGTGTATCTTTGAGTTTTTCCAAAATTTTTGTCAGCATAATTCCGAGGACTCTCACAGCATGAATGTTTCGTTGATCTAAAAACTTGGGCTGAGCATCAGTGAAAATTTTCAAGCGTATATAGTCCGATTGACTCATATGCAACGTCTCATAGGCATTCTTCATCTGTTGATATTCATCTTCTGTAATGCGAATAATGATTTGTTTTTTTCTTAATGATTTGTCTTTCATTTTTTCTACTGTATGCAAATTGAGACCGAGCGGAGCGAGCTCGAGATTTGTGAAATGGACGATGTGATATACATCGTCCCATCCTGTATATTTTTAGCGGTCAATGAATGAACTGAAGATGATGAAAATCATGCTTGTTTTTTCTTTTTTTTCTTAGCGCAAAAAGTTACATTCTTCAGTAATTTAAAAATCAAAAAAGGGTCATATTTTGCCATTTTTCTCAAAGTAGATATTTCGAATAATGATCTTGTAAATTTATTTTCAGGAAAAAATTTAATGCAAGATCAGAGTATTTTAAAATTCGATAGTGAAAATCAGGATGACAAAAGTCTTAAATTTTCAACAGATAATTCTTTTGAAGATAAAGTTCAAAAAGAAGAAAAGCATTCAAAACTTGTTGAGAAGAATCAAAAAATATATAGCAAAAATGATTCTAAAAACTTTGAAAACATTCTTCTTTGTTATATAAAAGAATTGAATGAAAAGACCATTACACGGAATCAATTGCTTACTCAGCATAAGAAAACTTTACTTCAACTCTTTGGTCTTGGTGCAACAACCGGAGAAGTACTAGACTTTCTAAAAAGAAACAATTTTGTGGGTATTACTGAGGAAACTTTAAAAGAGTTTTTAAAGAAGAAAAAATAAATTATGGTGTGAAGTAATCAATAAAAATTGCTTCACACAAAGCAATTGATCCCAACTGAAATAATTCTGTGTCAGCTTAATTCTAGACATATTCCAGGCTCTGTTCGGTAACATACTTGCACCGAGTGAAAGCTTTGCTTTGCCGAACCTACCATGTATCTGCTCGAGTGAATCCATGAAGATATTGTCTAAACCAACCCGCTTCATATCTGTGAACAAATCATAAGTATGCTTGGCTTTAGGCTCAAGACAAGTCAGTATCACGCCACACTTCTTGAAGCCAATATCTTTCTGATATAAGTCATCTATCATCTCAGTGGCGATCTTGCACAGCGTTAATACATTGTCGGTTGGCTCTGGCAAAGTGAGCGCTGCAGACTTGCTGTAATATGGAAATGTTTATCTGTATTAACTGGATTGTACGAAACCAATCATGTAACCACACAACAATCTTTCACCTCTTAGCCGAGATACCGCATCTTGTACATAGAACGCCATTGCTTCTTTCAGAGCGTCAATATGGTAAATCCTTTGACCAAAGGAACGACTCGCAAAAATTTGTTTTCTAGGGGCTTGAGTAGCTGCATACCAAGTAGCTCCGAATGTGTATTAGAAAGATTTAGATCCTGCAATAAAGCTGCTTCTTAAGGAAACTTTGAAGCTTTAGAATTATACGTATTCACGACTTTTGTAATTCCTTTTAATGCCTCCATTAGATCTGCTTCGACATATGAAAGGGAAGGCTGCTCAAGGTAATAACCCACATATTTGAGTGTTTCTTCGGATCACATCACTTTATAGCTATAATTTTTTTGTTCAAAAGTACCTCCTGAAGATATTTTTATGGACCGCTAGCTTTATAGGAATTGAGGTATCTAAACCTTATGCTGAAGAGATTCTACAGTATTGAGTACGGAAAGCAGCCCACTCATACTTTCCAGTTGTTCTATAGGAATTCCTCCAGTCAATAGATTGGGCGAGTTGAGAAAATGGTGCATCCACTTGATATCACCACCATTCAGATGATATAGAGCCTTGTAAATCCGAATGAGGATTAATGCTATTTCTCCTTGTTTAGAATTAGGATCTAGCATTAGACTTGAATCAGATAAAACCATATCAACGCATTCAAGATGCAGAATTCGGCACTGTTGCAAATAGAGATTTGAGTCGATGATGTTCCCTTTAAAAAGTACTTAGAGACCGAAAACCCTGTTGATTAGACACACTTCACCCTGAGGCTGACCATAATAAAATGACGATGCTTGTCCTTTACGTAGTGCACGCATGACTTCAATACCTTTAATTGTGGCATAAGCCGTCTTCATAGATTTGAATCCTAATGTGGCCCTGATGATCCGCTTTAGCTTGCCATGATCACATTCAATCACGTTATTTTTATACTTAATCTGCCTGTGCTCAAGGTCTGGTGGACATTTACCTTCCCGTTTTAACCGTGATAAAGCACGTCCATATGTGGGTGCTTTATCCGTGTTGATCACTTGTGGAATTTGCCACTTCTTCACATTATTTAAAATTTTTCCAAGAAAACAATATGCTGATTTGGTATTACGTCTAGAAGAAAGATAAAAATCAATGGTATCGCCACGTTGATCGACTGCACGATACAGATAAGACCATCGTCCATTCACTTTTACATAGGTTTCATCAATATGCCACGAGCTCAGATCTGTAGGATTACGCCAATACCAGCGTAAACGTTTTTCTATTTCAGGAGCATAACGTTGAACCCAACGGTAAATAGTCGTGTGATCAACATTCACACCCCGTTCGGCCAGCATTTCCTGCAGTTCACGATAGCTAATGCCATATTTACAATACCAGCGCACAGCCCAAAGAATGATTTCGCCCTGAAAATGCCGACCATGGAAAGGATTCATATGCTGCACCTTTAGCTAAAACAGTCTTAAGCTTACCATTCGTGGTTATTTGCAACAGTGCCCTTACTTCAAAGCCAAAATTTTTCGGGCACCATTAAGTACGAATAAAGAAACCAGTATGCCAATGATTAAGTCTGGATAAGCTGATCCGGTCCACGCCACGAGTACACCGGCAAATATAACGCCCATATTTACGACAACGTCATTCGCCGAGAAAATCCAACTGGCTTTCATATGTGCGCCATCTTCTCGATGACCAGAAATAAGATATAAGCATGTCACGTTAGCTATAAGTGCGAGCAGGCCAATAACAATCATGAGCGTTGATTCTGGCTCGCTTCCAAACATGAATCGTCTAATGACATCAACAATCACGATAACAGCAAGTAATAACTGAATCCAACCTGCGAAATGGGCTGCTTTTATTTGATATTTCGCAGCTTTTCCGACGGCATATAGTGCAATACCATAAACGGCTGCATCGGCAAACATATCTAGAGAATCAGCAATCAATCCTGTAGACGCAGCAATAATACCGCTGATGAATTCTATAAAGAAAAGTAGAGCATTAATACCTAATAACAGTTTAAGTACTTTAGCTTGTCTCACAGGATCAGGTTCATTAGGTATATCGCCTGAAGAAAGCTGTATTTCATCAAGTTTCGCCCCAAAACCCAGTCCTTCGAGTTTAGCCGTAATTTGCTGAATCCCTTCATTATGGAAGACTTTCAGTTTTCGATTGGGAAGATCAAAAGTAAGACCTTTAACTGCTTCAATATCTGCAAGAGCCATACGGACCATTTGCTCTTCAGCAGAGCAATCCATTTTAGGAATGGTGTAGGTACTTGTTTGCTTAGCCTGTTGATTGCTTATATAAGTTTCAGTCTTCACAAGCTTTGCACCAAAACCCAAAGCTTCAAGTTTGGTGGTTATATTTTCATCTTTTTGATTATGTAGAACCTTTAAAGAACGGTTAGGTAAATCAAAGATGAGTTTTTGAACACCATCAATTGAAGATAGCGCCATACGAACCATCTGTTCTTCCGCAGAACAATCCATTTTGGGAACTAAGTATTCACTCATGTAGTGCGAATCTTTTAAAACGTCTTCAGTGCTTAAATTTTCTTTGGGATCAGAACCACAACAGGATTGAGCGGTATCTTCACAACTGTTTGAAGTGTTACAGCAAGGAGATGAAGATTTTTTTTCTTCCTCTTCACCACAACAGCTAAGCGTATTATCACAATTCTTTGAATTGTTTGCTTCTGCAATTGATGGATGATTTTCTTGTTGAGATTTCTTATCTTCGCATGGTGTTTCTTTACTACATCCACAACCACTCATAATTATACCCATTAAAAAAATTATAAACTTTGAATATTAGAATCCCTATAGTTACTATAGAGTCAAGAATCTTTGGAAATACTAACTCAATGCATTTAAAAATTGGTGAACTCTCTAAAAAAACCTCATGTTCAGTATTAACAATTAGGTTTTATGAAAAGGAAGGTTTAATTCCGGAACCGGAAAGAACGGAAGGAAATTACCGCCTTTACGATGTAGGCTATGTTGAGCGAATTAAATTTATTTTGAATTGCCGAACTTTAAATATGAGTTTGAATGAAATTCGTCAATTACTTACCTATAAAGACAAACCTGAGAAAAATTGTTCAGATGTGAATGAATTAATTGACTTACATGTCAGTGCTATCAGAGAAAATATAATCAAGCAACAAAAGCTTATTGAACAACTATCTGATTTAAGAGGTACTTGTGATGGTTTATGTACAATTGACCAATGTGGGGTTTTAAAAAATCTAGCTTGATTATCTAGACCTATGCTTTTTTCAAAAAATCGGCACTGTTGCAAATAACCACGAATGGTAAGCTGAAGACTGTTTTAGCTAAAGGTGCAGCATATGAATCCTTTCCATGGTCGGCATTTTCAGGGCGAAATCATTCTTTGGGCTGTGCGCTGGTATTGTAAATATGGCATTAGCTATCGTGAACTGCAGGAAATGCTGGCCGAACGGGGTGTGAATGTTGATCACACGACTATTTACCGTTGGGTTCAACGTTATACGAATCTAAAAATGGGAGCCTATAGCTCCCATTTTTATTGTTAAACGTTGAATCCTATATGTTTTCCTGTTGGAAGCTCTACATCAATACGGAGCTTCCCACCCATTGCCTCAACATACTTTTTCATGGTTGAAATCTTAAGATCATTGCCACGATTTTCTATTGCTGAAAGCGATGGCTGTTTTATTCCCAAAGTTTCAGCAAGTTCTTTTTGAGAAATTTCAAGTTCTTCACGAATAAGATGAAGCTGATTTTCTAGCAGTAATTCATCTGCCATTTTTTGAATACGGGCTTGGCTCTCTGGAGAGCGGCTAGCTAACAATTCTTGCAGAGTCTTAGCCATTAGATTTATCTCCTAGGGTGGTGAGATGAAGTTGGTATTGTTCATCTGCAATATCCAGCATGTCTTTATAAAAACGCTTTTTACCGCCTTTATCAGCAATACATAGAACAATAGCCTGTCGTAAGGGATCAAATGCGAAGAAAGCTCTCAGTGGTTTACCTCGATGTTGAACACGAAGCTCTTTCATGTTGGTAAATTTAGAGTCATAGACAGTATCTACTAAAGGGCGGCCTAAACTTGGTCCTTGCTGCTGTAGAACAACCAGGGCAGCCAGAACCTTCTCTTGTGTTGATTCGTCTTGCTGTTCAAGCCACTGATTAAATAGATCTGTCGTAATGACTGTCCACATACCACAACCAAAATATAGATTATAGTCTATATTTTAGGAGCATTATGCTTGTTTTGCAAATGAGAAAGGATAAACAATAAAAAACCCCGGCATCCTGCCGGGGTTTTTTGTATTGGTTCGCTCGGTATAACTCCTGTCGTACCTTACAGTCCTTGTGCTTATCTCTTGTTATTCTTGTATGGAACTTCCTGTTCCCGATGAGTTCATCATAGGAAAATTCCACTGTCCCAGGTAGCCGCAAAGGGCCGAGATTTATGTACGCCAGAGCGTACAAAATAGCCTAAATTTTATCCACAAAAAATGTGGATAATTTTAAGCATTCAAGCATTGATAAAATTTAAAAAATCGCAAAATCGACTACTTTTTAAACAAATTTATTGGCAAGAACTATCAAAACTGCTCATAAAAAAGCCGACTTGTTTCAAAATCGGCTTTTTGCGGTTTTTATGATCAGGATGAATTTTTTAAGTTATTGATTTAAATGTTAATATACAAGTGTATTTCGTATAATCGCCATTATGTTAAATGGGTGGATTATTTTCATTAATGATCCCAAAAGCTTTTCTCCATGCCTGAGGGCTGGTGCCATATTTTTCACGAAAATTTTTTCTAAATGACACGGTATTATTAAAACCTGAAAGCTCGGTTATCTTTTCGATAGACAAGTTTGTCGTTTCTAAAAGTTCACAACTTAATCTGATTCTTTCAGTATTCAGCCAATCGACTAGGGTCATGCCTGTCGCTTTCTTAAAATGCCGTGTGAACGTCCTGCGTGTCATATGTGTCCGTTCAGCGAGGCTTTCAATATTATGTTGTAAAGCTAAATTCTTTCTTAAAAAATCAAGTAATACATTAATTTGTGCATCTTGGCTCGATTCTGCGACTGGCTGTTCAATAAACTGAGCTTGCCCACCTTCACGGTGAGGCGGGATCACCATTACTCTAGAGACTTTATTCGCAATTCGTGCATTATAGATTTCTCGTACCAAATATAGGCAGCAGTCTAATGCTGCACCTGTTCCAGCAGAGGTTACAATCCTTTGGTCTTCTACATACAGGGCATCATGATCAAGTTGAACCTGTGGAAACCGCTCACTGAAATCTTGTTCAGCCATCCAGTGCGTAGCTGCTTTTTTATGGTCAAGTAAACCAGCATATGCCAGTGCATAAGTTCCATAGCATAACCCTACAATTCTAATTCCAGTCTGATATGCACAATTTAGGGCATCGATAAGTACTTGTTCAGGCTCGTGATTAAAATCATCCCACCCAGGAATAATAATAAGATCCGACTCTTTAATGAGCTCGACCCCACCATCAGGGATAATCATCATAGACTGTTCTGTTGTTACGGGCTGGCCATCTATAGAAAAAATTTTCAGATCAAATAAGGGTTTATCTTCAATCTTGATATTGAAAATGATATGGGGGATAGAGAAGTGAAATGGATTTATATTGGGATAAACGAACAATCCAATCACTGGTATAGCCATTCGATCTACCTCTCTAAAATAATAAATATAGCATGTTGTCCCAATAGTTTCGATGATTGTCCTTAAGGACAATTTTTTTGTTTGATGATTTCTATCATGATTCAAGTATGACTAAATGATTGGATCTAGAACATGAATAAAATTTTAAGTAGCTCTGTTATTGCACTCTCTCTGGCAATGGCTTCAGTCCATTTATATGCGAATGATAAAGTGGTTCAGCGAGATACCTCTAAAGTGACGCATATACAAGAAATTCGCAATGCAACGATTAAAGTAACCTATGCTGATACGACTTTTTTAATTGACCCAATGTTTGCTAAAAAAGGGTTCTATGAAGGTTTTCCTGATACTCATCGTAGCTATTTACGGAATCCATTAGTCGATTTGCCTATTAAGCCTGAAACGATTTTAGAAGGTGTAGATGCGGTAATCGTGACCCATACACATTTAGATCATTGGGATGATGCAGCACAAGCGACTATTCCGAAAAACATGCCGTTGTTTGTACAAAATACAGAAGACCAAAAAGTCATTCAGTCACAAGGCTTCAAAGATGTTCGTGTATTAACGCAAGCAACTTTTGAAGGGATTAAGCTCACTAAAACTGGTGGTCAACACGGTACTGATGCCATGTACCGTATTCCTAAGCTTAAAGCTGGATTAGGCGAAGCAATGGGTGTGGTATTTGAAGCTGCGGGCCATGAAATGGTTTATGTAGCTGGTGATACCATCTGGCGTTCTGAAGTTGATCAAGCGATTCAAACATTTAAACCTGATGTGATTGTATTGAATACAGGTAACGCCTTGGTTAATGGCTTTAAAGAATCCATTATTATGGGTAAAGAAGATACTTATCGCGCAACTCAGAAAGCACCAAATGCCAAAGTTATTGCTGTTCACATGGATGCCATTAACCACATGTCGGTAACACGTGCTCAGCTTGCAGAATATGTAAAAGACAAAGGAATTCAAGATAAGGTTTTAATTCCTATCGATGGTGAAACACTTTCTTTCTAAAGTAACTTAAAGAAATGGAATACTTCCACTTCTTTAAAAACCTAAGTAGAACAAAACAAATATTAGTTAAGTAAAGGAACAGATATGTCAAAATCAGCTTTATTAGTTATCGACTTACAAAATGAATATCTACCTACAGGTAAATTACCATTGGTAAATATTGAA
The Acinetobacter lwoffii DNA segment above includes these coding regions:
- a CDS encoding plasmid mobilization protein, whose product is MKDKSLRKKQIIIRITEDEYQQMKNAYETLHMSQSDYIRLKIFTDAQPKFLDQRNIHAVRVLGIMLTKILEKLKDTRLILNELEEIEQLITEIKMTVRKLNDRLDKV
- a CDS encoding antitoxin Xre/MbcA/ParS toxin-binding domain-containing protein, which produces MVLSDSSLMLDPNSKQGEIALILIRIYKALYHLNGGDIKWMHHFLNSPNLLTGGIPIEQLESMSGLLSVLNTVESLQHKV
- a CDS encoding IS6-like element IS1006 family transposase, whose translation is MNPFHGRHFQGEIILWAVRWYCKYGISYRELQEMLAERGVNVDHTTIYRWVQRYAPEIEKRLRWYWRNPTDLSSWHIDETYVKVNGRWSYLYRAVDQRGDTIDFYLSSRRNTKSAYCFLGKILNNVKKWQIPQVINTDKAPTYGRALSRLKREGKCPPDLEHRQIKYKNNVIECDHGKLKRIIRATLGFKSMKTAYATIKGIEVMRALRKGQASSFYYGQPQGEVCLINRVFGL
- a CDS encoding cation transporter — translated: MSGCGCSKETPCEDKKSQQENHPSIAEANNSKNCDNTLSCCGEEEEKKSSSPCCNTSNSCEDTAQSCCGSDPKENLSTEDVLKDSHYMSEYLVPKMDCSAEEQMVRMALSSIDGVQKLIFDLPNRSLKVLHNQKDENITTKLEALGFGAKLVKTETYISNQQAKQTSTYTIPKMDCSAEEQMVRMALADIEAVKGLTFDLPNRKLKVFHNEGIQQITAKLEGLGFGAKLDEIQLSSGDIPNEPDPVRQAKVLKLLLGINALLFFIEFISGIIAASTGLIADSLDMFADAAVYGIALYAVGKAAKYQIKAAHFAGWIQLLLAVIVIVDVIRRFMFGSEPESTLMIVIGLLALIANVTCLYLISGHREDGAHMKASWIFSANDVVVNMGVIFAGVLVAWTGSAYPDLIIGILVSLFVLNGARKILALK
- the cadR gene encoding Cd(II)/Pb(II)-responsive transcriptional regulator, whose product is MHLKIGELSKKTSCSVLTIRFYEKEGLIPEPERTEGNYRLYDVGYVERIKFILNCRTLNMSLNEIRQLLTYKDKPEKNCSDVNELIDLHVSAIRENIIKQQKLIEQLSDLRGTCDGLCTIDQCGVLKNLA
- a CDS encoding helix-turn-helix domain-containing protein, with amino-acid sequence MAKTLQELLASRSPESQARIQKMADELLLENQLHLIREELEISQKELAETLGIKQPSLSAIENRGNDLKISTMKKYVEAMGGKLRIDVELPTGKHIGFNV
- a CDS encoding type II toxin-antitoxin system RelE/ParE family toxin; this encodes MWTVITTDLFNQWLEQQDESTQEKVLAALVVLQQQGPSLGRPLVDTVYDSKFTNMKELRVQHRGKPLRAFFAFDPLRQAIVLCIADKGGKKRFYKDMLDIADEQYQLHLTTLGDKSNG
- a CDS encoding GlxA family transcriptional regulator encodes the protein MAIPVIGLFVYPNINPFHFSIPHIIFNIKIEDKPLFDLKIFSIDGQPVTTEQSMMIIPDGGVELIKESDLIIIPGWDDFNHEPEQVLIDALNCAYQTGIRIVGLCYGTYALAYAGLLDHKKAATHWMAEQDFSERFPQVQLDHDALYVEDQRIVTSAGTGAALDCCLYLVREIYNARIANKVSRVMVIPPHREGGQAQFIEQPVAESSQDAQINVLLDFLRKNLALQHNIESLAERTHMTRRTFTRHFKKATGMTLVDWLNTERIRLSCELLETTNLSIEKITELSGFNNTVSFRKNFREKYGTSPQAWRKAFGIINENNPPI
- a CDS encoding MBL fold metallo-hydrolase; protein product: MNKILSSSVIALSLAMASVHLYANDKVVQRDTSKVTHIQEIRNATIKVTYADTTFLIDPMFAKKGFYEGFPDTHRSYLRNPLVDLPIKPETILEGVDAVIVTHTHLDHWDDAAQATIPKNMPLFVQNTEDQKVIQSQGFKDVRVLTQATFEGIKLTKTGGQHGTDAMYRIPKLKAGLGEAMGVVFEAAGHEMVYVAGDTIWRSEVDQAIQTFKPDVIVLNTGNALVNGFKESIIMGKEDTYRATQKAPNAKVIAVHMDAINHMSVTRAQLAEYVKDKGIQDKVLIPIDGETLSF